CGCCGAAGCTCAGAATTTGACTTCGGCCCTGGCTGCCTCTTTCATCCAAAAGGCAGTCGCCGAATCCGGACCGGGAGTGATCTTAATGACAGAGAACGATCTGGGCGCCGATCTCGCGCCACAGCTCGCGGTCAGGCTGAATACGGCTGCCGTCACCGGGATAGTCGCCGTTCGGGTCGAGAATGACCAAGCCGTCTTCACCCGCCCGGTCTATGGCGGTAATGCCCTGGCTGATTTCACTATCGAGTCCGAACCCCAAATAGTTTCCATTCGTCCCAAGGCATTTGCCCCGGCTGCGGAGGTTGGGAACCATACCGCCGAGGTCTTCGAACTCGCCGCAGAGCCTCCGGCCGGCGTCCGGGTACTGGAGCGCGTCGCCGTTCAGCAGCAGGGTCCTAAGATCGAGGAAGCCAAGATAGTAGTTGGTGGCGGGCGTGGACTGGGCGGGCCGGAAGGTTTCGCCCAGCTCAAGCAATTGGCCGACCTTATCGGAGGAGTTGTCGGCGCTTCCCGTCCTCCATGCGACCAGGGTTGGTGGCCGGAGTCAGGCCAGATTGGCATCACCGGCAAAATCATTTCACCAGACTTGTACATCGCCGTCGGCATCTCCGGTTCCAGCCAGCACGTCTCGGGAGTTTCCGGCAGCAAGACAATAGTAGCGATCAACAAAGACACCGAAGCCAATATCTTCAAAGTGGCCACTTATGGTGTTACCGGCGATTGGAAAAAAGTGATTCCGTCTTTTAC
This is a stretch of genomic DNA from Dehalogenimonas etheniformans. It encodes these proteins:
- a CDS encoding electron transfer flavoprotein subunit alpha/FixB family protein, translated to MNILIIAEVNDGVLSPASAELFTAARAISADADINAVALGSGIGSSVAILSSLSVSRVFTAEAQNLTSALAASFIQKAVAESGPGVILMTENDLGADLAPQLAVRLNTAAVTGIVAVRVENDQAVFTRPVYGGNALADFTIESEPQIVSIRPKAFAPAAEVGNHTAEVFELAAEPPAGVRVLERVAVQQQGPKIEEAKIVVGGGRGLGGPEGFAQLKQLADLIGGVVGASRPPCDQGWWPESGQIGITGKIISPDLYIAVGISGSSQHVSGVSGSKTIVAINKDTEANIFKVATYGVTGDWKKVIPSFTAKIKELTGR